In bacterium, the sequence CCCTGTGGAAGATCGTACCGTCATAGAAACCGTTCTGGACATATTTCAGAACATTTTCAACCGTGATGGGGGCCTTCCCTGAATCCAGCTCAGCCACGATAACTCCCATCGATGTCTCCAGTTTTATCTTCGTCATCTTGTCTCCCTTCACTTGGGGCACAGCCTTGCCATCGTCCTTTACCCCGGTCAGATTAATTTTCGCATTGAGGGCCTTTGCCATAATTCCGTAAGGATGGTCCTTGAGAAACTCCCAGTAGATGTTTTTCCCCTTTCCGGGAGCCACAGACTTACCAACATCTCCTGACAACGACTCCGGGGAAACTTTTAGGGGACCACGGCCATCCGAAAGGGTGACATCCACATCCACAACCTGATCGCCGGGAAGATCAAAGCCCACTACCGCCCTGCTGCCTTCGAGACGGACGACTATGTTCTGTGCCTCTTTCTGTACCTCGGCCGCAAGGGTATAGCCTGGTAGTAGCATCGTCACTGCCAGCATGAGGGTAAAAACAGGACACACAAACGACACTGTTCTCTTCATTGGTATGAACCTCCGTGTAATATGAATCTCAGATCTCAGAATAATCCAAATATGGCCATCGCGAACCCTACTATAGTTCAACTTCCTAATTCATCCTCCCCCTAGCGAGTGGGGAGGGCCGAGGTGGGGGTGAAAGGAACATCCCCGTGTGAAGCGATCCCGATGAGCGGGATTGCCGCGCCCACTGAAAAAACACTGGGCTCGCAATGACATACTTTTATTTCACTGTTCACGTTTCACGATTAACGTTTCACGGTTCACTGGTCCCAACCTTTGCCTTCACAAGATCGTATACCACACGGTTGACCGGAACGGGGAGGTTCAAAAGTTCCGCCCTCCGGATGACCTGTCCCGTGATCGCATCTATCTCCGTTTCCCTTCCCCGTTCAATATCCTGCAGCATGGAACTTAAATGGGAATCGGTGGATGGAAGCAGCTTGCTGAAAAACAGGTCAAGGTATTCATCTGCCGATCCCCATGCCAGCTGCACCTCCCGGGAGGCCACTGAAAAAGCTTCCTTGACAAGAGCGATAAGCAGAGCCCGTGCGTTTTCCTGCCTTCCCAACTCCCCGTAGGGCACATTGAGCAGAGCGGATAAAGGGTTGAGACCGACGTTATAGAGCACCTTGCCCCACAGAGCAGCCTCAATGTTGTCAACTTGTTCCGTCGGGATCCCACACGCTGTCAGCAAAGCGGCCAGTTCCCGTCCAGTTTTCTTTTCCGCCTCGGTTCCGGGCCCGCCGATAAGAACATCGTCGGCCCACACTGATACGTGTACGTGACCGGGCCTGGTCACCTCAGCGCCAAAAATCACCCGCCCGCCAAAGCTGCGCTGCGGACCGAAAACCTCGCGAACCTGCTCCAGATTTCCCAGACCGTTCTGGAGGGATATCACAAGTGTCGTGTCACCAACCAACCCGCTTCCTGCCAGTTTCTGAACCGCTTCGGCAGTATCGCTGGACTTTACACTGATAAAAACAGCTGTCACACCTGGACTGCTATCGATACCGGTAATATCGGTAAAGGTTTCTAGAGTGTCGACCAGGTGTTCCCCGAGAAGTCCGTCGATGACAAGGCCGCTCTTGCGGACAGCCTCCATGTGCGGGTTTCTCCCCACCAGGCTGACCGAGTAACCGTTTCTGGCAAGCATGCCGCCAAACACTGAGCCGATGGCGCCGGCGCCGTAGATTATGAAACGATGGTGACCATCCTTTGGTTCATTTATCAATTTGTCACCATCGTTTCATAATCGTGAGACACGGAGACTCGGAGAAGGGGGGACACGGGGAAAGATCTTTCTTTCCGCGTCGCCGCGTCACCGCGTCCCCGCGTCAAGCGATCTACTTCTTCGTTAACTTCCGCCACAACTCCTCCGCCCCGTCACGCCCCTTTTCCTTGTCCCTTGTACCTTGTATCTTTTCCCTTACTCTATACCAGTCGCAGAAGTTGATCCCTTTCGGATCCCCAACCCTTTCCGCGGAAGGCTCCGAACATCGGCTGTCTACCCAGTGCAGGCAGTTCACACAGGAATGAAGATAAGCATCGCAGGAGGGGCATGTGTCTCTGAACCCCACTTTATCCGGAAGTTCTGCTACGACCCTGCAGGCTGCGCATGTTACTTTCATTTCCGGCTCCTTAACTCCTTCAGAACCGCATCCGCTTGTTTGACTGATTTTTTTACCCACTCTCCCAATATCCGGCCGGCCTCATCGGAGGGGATCCTTTCCAGAGCCTCACCCTTCTCCATTTTATACCGCAGTACATGGTGAATGGCGATACCGGCTGCCACCGAAACGTTAAGACTCTGGGAGAATCCGCTCATGGGGATAACGAAAAACCCATCCACCTGATCAAGAACCTCGGGGTTGGCCCCTTCCAATTCGTTGGAAAACACCAGGGCCACCCTTCCAGAAAAGTCTGTCTGGTCGAGAGGAAGAGCATCCTCACCGAACGCCCCGGCGAGGACCCTGAAACCTTTTTTCTTCAGAATTTTCAGGCAGGTGGACACATCCTCATGCCGGTGAATGGTGAGCCATTTGTGGGAACCCTGGGTCAGAGTTCTGAATATTTTACCCTCTCCCGGCTGCGGAACCACGTGTATATCCTGAATACCGAAAAACTCGCATGTTCTTAAAATGGCGCTTATGTTGAGGTCTTTATGGAGGTTTTCAAGAACCAGGGTGACTGAAACGACGCGGTTTGAGAGCACCTCTTTGAGGCGCTCAAGACGTTCAGGGAGGAGATAGGGTTCTAATATTTCGCGATCAGTCATAATAATTCCGTAATTTGTGATTTGTGATTCGGAGAACATGTACAGCCTTATACTACCCTTTTGCTTATCGATTCACGATTTACGAGTCACCACTCACGGCCTCTTACCATTTCATCACCACCATATCCCTCATCGCAGCTCCAAGGTAATCCGCAGCCACGGGGCACTTTACCGTGAACAGCATGAAGATGCGACCGTCCTGTGTCAGCTCGGTAAGGGTCTCGAAATTACCCTGGCCCTTGGCGATCACAAGGTCAGCTCTTTCAAAATGGTCCCGGAACAGGGCCGAACACTCATCGAGGATCGTCCCCGGCGTTCCGGCTCCGGTGCTTATAAGCCTTGCATGCAGGTGGATGCCGGCCAGAGCGGCATCCGAAACGGTAGCGTCGTTGATTATGGCACTTCCCTTGGCGGCGTAAACCACCCGGTCCGGCCCAAGCAGCCCCAGCAGGGGACGGTCAAACACGGTCTCCCCAGCGTTGTCCCCAATGTACAGAATGGTCCTGGCTTTGGAAACTTTTCCTCTCATTTCATCTACACTGTTTTGGAAAAACGGTTTTTCAAGGAACTGGACCAGGGTCTCCTCCATGTCGAAGTCCCCCCCGTGTTCCCCCGTCCCGAAATCGATGACGTTGCCTGCAATGGATATTCTGACCGCCGTATCAAAGGGGTCCGAAGATTTTTGAACGAGCTTTTCCAGCTTCGAGAGCAGCTTGAGCGCCTCCCGGGTATACCTGACCTTCATTGCCAGGAAGGGATCCTCAACCCCGCACATTTGGCTTGCGAATTGGTAAAGGGGGGTGCTCACGGCAGGTGGGCTGAGATCGTTGTTCCAGGAACGGTTCAACTCCAACTTAATACCTTCGAGGACCTTTTGCAGGGTTTCCTCATCGGCACCGGCGGCCTTGGCCGTTGTTTCCATCTGTTTCAGCAGGCATGGCCTGCAATCGGGGTGGATTTTCATAGTTTAATTGGTGAAAAGCCTCGCATCAACAGGAACCGGGATCCCTTCCGTGGTCGCTTTAAACTGCGTCGTGGCAGGCAAAGTGTTCGTCATTGCGAGCCCTGTGTCTTTTCAGTGGGCGCGGCAATCCCGACTAATGAGACTGCTTCCACCGTCGCTCTTTGAGCTATGGCGGACAAGCGCGATGACCCGTCTTCGTCCTATGGACTTCGCCGGTGCAAGCAAATGCGATTGGATTCCGGGTCTGAGCCCGGAATGACGACCTAAAAACCAGGATTAAACCTCCCTCTGCGTCCTTCGCGAACTCTGCGTTAAAACAATGTCGCTTTTAACTGCTGGATTCCGGCTCACGACTTCATCGCGTCCGGAATGACGATCATGGAGGTTATTACTTCGATACTTTGTTACCTGGCCACCTGGTTACGAATTTTTCTCCTGGGTACTGGCTTCTGGGTACTGGCTCCTGGGTACTGGCTTCTGGGTACTGGGTACTGAATTATTAATACAACTTCACCCCCGCTTCCCTGTACTCTTCAAATTCGATCACGAAGCTGGTGCCCTTATCCGAGTTGATCCGCATCTCACCAGACAGCTGCTCCACCAGCATCGTCACCAGCTGCAGGCCGAGGGATTGTGTTTTTCGAATATCAATATCCTCGGGAATGCCCACACCGTCGTCGTTGACCTCAAGATGGAATTTGCCTTCACCAGCCTGCCTGAAAATGATCGTCACCTCGCCCTCCCGACCGTCCGGGAAAGCGTGCTTGAAAGCGTTAGTGATAAGTTCGTTGATGATCAAGCCGCACGGTATCCCCGTATCCACCACCATCAGCATATTTTCAGCCTGGATATTGAGCTTTACCTTCCCCAGGTCCACTGCATAGGACTTGAAGAGGTTGTTCACAAGGTTGCGAATATAGGTGCCGTAATCCACCTGGGCGAGGTTCCTGGACTGGTAGAGCTCCTCGTGGATGAGAGCCATGGTAATGACCCTGTTTCGGCTTTCCTTGTAGACCCCTTTAACACTGTCATCTGTGATGTGGTAGCTCTGCAGATCCATCAAACCGGAGATCACCTGGAGGTTGTTCTTCACCCTGTGATGGATCTCCTGAAGCAGAACCTCCTTTTCCCTCACGGAAGATCTGAGGATATCCTCTGAGTGCCTGTCCTGGGTGATATCTCTGAAATAGATCACCCTGCCGAGGTACAGGCCATCCTCGTCCAGCATGGGCGCCGCATACTCTTCAAATATCTGCCCGTCCTTGAGGAGGATCTCGCCCTGATATCGCACA encodes:
- a CDS encoding 2-dehydropantoate 2-reductase, which gives rise to MINEPKDGHHRFIIYGAGAIGSVFGGMLARNGYSVSLVGRNPHMEAVRKSGLVIDGLLGEHLVDTLETFTDITGIDSSPGVTAVFISVKSSDTAEAVQKLAGSGLVGDTTLVISLQNGLGNLEQVREVFGPQRSFGGRVIFGAEVTRPGHVHVSVWADDVLIGGPGTEAEKKTGRELAALLTACGIPTEQVDNIEAALWGKVLYNVGLNPLSALLNVPYGELGRQENARALLIALVKEAFSVASREVQLAWGSADEYLDLFFSKLLPSTDSHLSSMLQDIERGRETEIDAITGQVIRRAELLNLPVPVNRVVYDLVKAKVGTSEP
- a CDS encoding RNA methyltransferase — protein: MTDREILEPYLLPERLERLKEVLSNRVVSVTLVLENLHKDLNISAILRTCEFFGIQDIHVVPQPGEGKIFRTLTQGSHKWLTIHRHEDVSTCLKILKKKGFRVLAGAFGEDALPLDQTDFSGRVALVFSNELEGANPEVLDQVDGFFVIPMSGFSQSLNVSVAAGIAIHHVLRYKMEKGEALERIPSDEAGRILGEWVKKSVKQADAVLKELRSRK
- a CDS encoding ARMT1-like domain-containing protein; translated protein: MKIHPDCRPCLLKQMETTAKAAGADEETLQKVLEGIKLELNRSWNNDLSPPAVSTPLYQFASQMCGVEDPFLAMKVRYTREALKLLSKLEKLVQKSSDPFDTAVRISIAGNVIDFGTGEHGGDFDMEETLVQFLEKPFFQNSVDEMRGKVSKARTILYIGDNAGETVFDRPLLGLLGPDRVVYAAKGSAIINDATVSDAALAGIHLHARLISTGAGTPGTILDECSALFRDHFERADLVIAKGQGNFETLTELTQDGRIFMLFTVKCPVAADYLGAAMRDMVVMKW